In Natrinema sp. SYSU A 869, the following proteins share a genomic window:
- the crcB gene encoding fluoride efflux transporter CrcB: MTDPALLVGLGGAVGALARYAVSSLVEEERFPLSTFLVNVVGSFLLGLVSFAGAGESLALFVGVGMCGAFTTFSTFSVDTVRLVEDGRVWTALVYSFGNAAVSIAAIGMSWVLVA; this comes from the coding sequence GTGACTGATCCGGCGTTGCTCGTCGGACTCGGCGGCGCGGTCGGTGCGCTGGCGAGGTACGCGGTGAGCAGTCTCGTCGAGGAAGAGCGCTTTCCGCTGTCGACATTCTTGGTGAATGTTGTCGGGAGTTTCCTGCTGGGCCTCGTTTCGTTCGCGGGGGCGGGGGAGTCACTTGCGCTGTTCGTTGGCGTCGGCATGTGCGGTGCGTTCACAACGTTCTCGACGTTCTCTGTCGACACGGTTCGACTCGTCGAGGACGGGCGCGTCTGGACTGCTCTCGTGTACTCCTTCGGCAACGCTGCGGTCTCGATCGCGGCGATCGGGATGTCCTGGGTATTGGTGGCCTGA
- a CDS encoding AmiS/UreI family transporter, whose translation MILGMGLIYVGMVLVVNGIWLLGIGNNRDVSIFNLFVGALLFIIAIWWAFGELWAFGEYQSGDAFVAAGTLLFSFTYLWIGINAIRDIGDQRSFGWYCILVTVIAVPTGYLVFLDGDFGLAGLWWTWAVLWATFWVLLGLELDEYTEPIAWFTTVVGIVTGVAGYMMAAGFWPWAA comes from the coding sequence ATGATCCTGGGCATGGGGCTGATCTACGTCGGAATGGTACTGGTAGTGAACGGAATCTGGTTGCTCGGTATAGGAAATAATAGAGACGTTTCGATATTTAATCTCTTCGTCGGAGCATTGTTATTTATTATCGCGATATGGTGGGCGTTCGGCGAACTGTGGGCGTTCGGCGAATACCAGTCCGGAGATGCGTTTGTAGCAGCGGGAACGTTGCTGTTTTCGTTCACATATCTGTGGATCGGGATAAACGCGATCCGCGATATCGGTGACCAGCGGTCGTTCGGGTGGTATTGCATACTCGTAACTGTCATTGCCGTCCCGACAGGTTACCTCGTGTTTCTCGACGGGGACTTCGGACTCGCCGGGCTCTGGTGGACCTGGGCGGTCCTCTGGGCGACGTTCTGGGTGCTGTTAGGGCTGGAACTCGACGAGTATACGGAGCCCATCGCCTGGTTCACTACGGTTGTCGGCATCGTCACGGGAGTGGCCGGATACATGATGGCAGCCGGTTTCTGGCCGTGGGCAGCCTGA
- a CDS encoding creatininase family protein, whose product MPRSSRLDELRHPEVEAYLDSTETPTVLIPVGTTEQHGEHLAMGTDAFIPTEICERIAEDIDGLVGPPITYGASDMHAGYDGITYLNYRTLATVVRDIAYSLAESGFTDVVFISGHLTNDWAAKVGANQVSHDLPEENYVYAFPYWDALSGDDMEDYLSFDAGWHANVGETAAVMAIEEDLVDLESTSFDDPDLPEDIENPAALLDHLLIGKGAYYRVSETGTWGDPSEATAELGEEYFETITHAVAELINTFQEVRDDIYQRERPNRAQEQW is encoded by the coding sequence ATGCCACGGTCTAGTAGACTCGACGAACTGCGACATCCCGAAGTCGAAGCGTATCTCGATAGTACAGAGACGCCAACGGTGTTGATTCCGGTCGGGACGACGGAACAACACGGCGAACATCTCGCGATGGGAACTGACGCGTTCATCCCGACCGAGATCTGTGAGCGAATCGCCGAGGACATTGACGGGCTCGTCGGGCCACCGATAACCTATGGTGCGTCGGATATGCACGCCGGGTATGATGGGATTACCTACCTCAACTATCGGACGTTAGCGACAGTGGTGCGCGATATCGCGTATTCGCTGGCCGAGAGCGGGTTCACCGATGTCGTGTTCATCTCGGGTCACCTAACGAACGACTGGGCGGCAAAAGTCGGCGCCAACCAGGTCTCACATGATTTGCCCGAAGAGAACTACGTATACGCGTTCCCTTACTGGGACGCTCTGAGCGGTGACGACATGGAAGACTACCTCTCCTTCGACGCCGGGTGGCACGCGAATGTTGGAGAGACGGCCGCAGTGATGGCCATCGAAGAGGACCTCGTTGATCTCGAGAGCACGTCCTTCGATGACCCCGATCTGCCCGAGGACATCGAGAACCCCGCGGCGCTGTTGGACCACCTCCTGATTGGCAAAGGTGCATACTACCGGGTCAGCGAAACCGGGACGTGGGGCGACCCGAGCGAAGCGACCGCCGAACTCGGCGAAGAGTACTTCGAGACGATCACTCACGCCGTTGCAGAACTCATCAATACGTTCCAGGAGGTTCGAGACGACATCTATCAGCGCGAGCGGCCGAACCGCGCACAGGAGCAGTGGTAG
- a CDS encoding CrcB family protein yields the protein MTTQDWVAHVQTAVLVVVGGFLGANVRYAVSLAYPGLTGTFLANVTGSFVLGFVAYEAMYTDYLTDRGRLLVATGFLSSYTTYSTFAFQTATVEPVLGLVNVAASYSFGFVGVVLGRWIALRIRGETRD from the coding sequence ATGACGACCCAAGACTGGGTCGCTCACGTACAGACTGCGGTACTCGTCGTGGTCGGTGGCTTCCTTGGCGCGAACGTCCGGTACGCCGTTTCCCTCGCGTACCCGGGGTTGACCGGGACCTTCCTCGCGAACGTGACCGGTAGTTTCGTCCTGGGGTTCGTTGCGTACGAAGCGATGTACACCGACTACCTCACCGATAGGGGGCGGCTGCTCGTGGCGACCGGCTTTCTTTCGTCGTATACGACCTACAGCACGTTCGCTTTCCAGACGGCGACGGTCGAGCCGGTACTCGGCCTGGTGAACGTCGCGGCGAGTTACTCGTTCGGCTTCGTCGGCGTCGTCCTCGGTCGGTGGATAGCGCTGCGAATCCGGGGTGAAACCCGTGACTGA
- a CDS encoding transcriptional regulator has protein sequence MSRDETDPAAERETLAPQTITDRFADLEVGDGITFNDREQAYEVVETNKYSVTVADPNGNHVTLSQNLQTGGWVVHEEVWWIDTTASGD, from the coding sequence ATGTCTCGGGACGAGACCGACCCCGCCGCGGAACGAGAAACGCTCGCACCACAGACCATCACCGACCGGTTCGCCGACCTTGAAGTCGGTGACGGCATCACCTTTAACGATCGAGAACAGGCCTACGAGGTCGTCGAAACGAACAAGTACTCGGTGACCGTCGCGGATCCGAACGGCAACCACGTCACATTGTCACAGAACCTTCAGACCGGTGGCTGGGTCGTCCACGAGGAAGTCTGGTGGATCGACACGACGGCGTCCGGGGACTGA
- a CDS encoding carboxymuconolactone decarboxylase family protein: MTSRIEPIEPGESDDEEVNEILAESEDGWYKDSAYFGAVAHQPRLLKRLVRTFRLFPRSDSIDAETLELMRLRVAAVHGCAYCGTVRTWEVKDAVESREDAVFSEEIETSELTRREELAVRVADHMSRDPQEMPDEFFAELREEYSDEAIVELLMFAGLEVGLDRFCIALRLDTTEESPYPTGLEYPLERAP; encoded by the coding sequence ATGACTTCGCGCATCGAGCCGATCGAACCCGGCGAATCGGACGACGAGGAAGTAAACGAGATCCTTGCGGAGAGCGAAGACGGGTGGTACAAAGACTCCGCGTACTTCGGCGCCGTCGCCCACCAGCCCAGGCTCCTGAAACGGCTCGTGCGAACATTTCGCCTGTTTCCGCGGAGCGATTCGATCGATGCGGAGACCCTGGAGTTGATGCGGTTGCGGGTCGCCGCAGTCCACGGGTGTGCTTACTGTGGGACCGTTCGAACGTGGGAGGTGAAAGACGCTGTCGAATCGAGGGAGGACGCGGTTTTCTCCGAGGAGATCGAGACCAGCGAACTGACGCGCCGTGAGGAACTCGCCGTTCGGGTCGCGGACCACATGTCCCGGGATCCACAGGAGATGCCAGACGAGTTCTTCGCCGAACTGCGCGAGGAGTACAGTGACGAGGCCATCGTCGAACTCCTGATGTTCGCGGGTCTCGAGGTGGGCCTCGACAGGTTCTGTATCGCGTTGCGACTAGACACCACCGAAGAGAGCCCGTATCCCACCGGCCTTGAGTATCCCCTCGAGCGAGCGCCGTAG
- the thsA gene encoding thermosome subunit alpha, with product MEHDGIDRSVLVQNHDVHRLEGRDAQTDNFAAAKALSDVIASTLGPKGLDKLLVTSDGTVVVTNDGASIVDRMEIVHPAARSVVDVASKQDSRVGDGTTSTIVLTGALLTEAESLLESGLHQTSVARGYSLAAERATETLRQRTVPIDSDDEEQLRSIAETAITGKWNQQASEFLAEKTVSAVRAIQRDRTVELRRLTRKAIPGGSYYDSEVVDGLVIDMESSSTTAVSPEPGPLDAFNSATVALVDDQLTIETVSGQGAVSLESPDDLQTLRTYERDIYERYVDRIVDTGADVVFCQKSIDDMVRYLLAREGVLAVERTRQDELEKLGRATGAHAVGTVDDLTESDVGRAQRIDQRDLGPTEVIVVDGGPGVEQASLVLRGGTQQVADEAKRVVDGCFHVLSHAIEDSIVVPGGGATEVSLASDLRSYAASVSGREQLAIEAFADALEAIPRQLASSGGMDPIDTIVELRASHDDGEFATGLVFEGESGTIDDVRERGVLEPFAVKARTISGAAEAANLLVRVDDVVATSGKETGEEAEHDHDHGPGACRKRRGVPLGGRALDGALRPVP from the coding sequence ATGGAACACGACGGCATCGATCGATCAGTCCTAGTCCAGAACCACGACGTCCACCGGCTTGAGGGACGGGACGCACAGACGGACAACTTCGCGGCCGCGAAGGCCCTCTCCGACGTGATCGCCTCGACGCTCGGGCCCAAGGGGCTTGACAAGCTCCTCGTGACGTCCGACGGAACGGTGGTGGTAACGAACGACGGTGCGAGTATCGTCGACCGGATGGAGATCGTCCACCCGGCCGCACGATCCGTCGTCGACGTCGCGAGCAAGCAGGACTCCCGGGTCGGCGACGGAACCACCTCGACGATCGTCTTGACGGGAGCACTGTTGACGGAGGCCGAGTCGCTACTCGAGTCCGGTCTTCACCAGACGTCCGTCGCGCGCGGGTACAGCCTCGCCGCCGAACGGGCGACCGAAACGCTGCGGCAGCGAACGGTTCCGATCGACAGCGACGACGAGGAGCAACTTCGATCAATCGCCGAAACGGCGATCACGGGCAAGTGGAACCAGCAGGCGAGCGAGTTCCTCGCGGAGAAAACGGTCAGCGCGGTTCGAGCGATCCAGCGGGACCGGACGGTCGAGTTGAGGCGACTCACCCGCAAGGCCATTCCAGGAGGGTCCTACTACGACTCGGAAGTCGTCGACGGGCTAGTGATTGACATGGAGAGTTCGTCCACGACCGCAGTCTCGCCCGAACCTGGACCGCTGGACGCGTTCAACAGCGCCACCGTCGCGCTCGTCGACGACCAGCTAACGATCGAAACCGTCAGCGGACAGGGAGCGGTCAGTCTGGAATCGCCGGACGACCTCCAGACCCTCCGGACGTACGAACGGGACATCTACGAACGGTACGTCGACCGGATCGTCGACACGGGAGCGGACGTTGTCTTCTGCCAGAAGTCGATCGACGACATGGTCCGCTACCTGCTCGCAAGAGAGGGCGTCCTCGCCGTCGAACGGACCAGACAGGACGAACTCGAGAAACTCGGCCGAGCAACGGGTGCCCACGCAGTGGGGACGGTCGACGACCTCACCGAGAGCGACGTCGGCCGAGCGCAACGGATCGATCAACGTGACCTCGGCCCGACAGAGGTGATCGTCGTCGACGGCGGCCCCGGCGTCGAACAGGCGTCGCTGGTCCTGCGCGGCGGCACCCAACAGGTCGCCGACGAGGCGAAGCGGGTCGTCGACGGGTGCTTCCACGTCCTCTCGCACGCGATCGAAGACAGCATCGTAGTCCCCGGCGGCGGTGCCACCGAGGTATCACTCGCGTCGGACCTCCGATCCTACGCCGCAAGCGTTTCCGGCCGCGAACAGCTCGCGATCGAGGCGTTCGCCGACGCGCTGGAGGCGATTCCACGCCAACTCGCGTCCTCTGGCGGAATGGATCCGATTGACACGATCGTCGAGTTGCGAGCCAGTCACGATGACGGGGAGTTCGCGACGGGCCTCGTCTTCGAGGGTGAGTCCGGGACGATCGACGACGTCAGGGAACGTGGCGTCCTCGAGCCGTTCGCGGTCAAAGCACGCACGATCTCGGGTGCGGCCGAGGCGGCGAACCTGCTCGTTCGCGTCGACGACGTTGTCGCGACCTCCGGCAAGGAAACTGGGGAGGAGGCCGAGCACGACCACGATCACGGCCCGGGGGCTTGTCGAAAGCGAAGAGGGGTACCCCTGGGCGGTCGGGCACTCGATGGGGCACTGAGACCGGTGCCGTGA
- the fmdA gene encoding formamidase — translation MPETVFEVDVDASIDEQPDPIVNRWHPDVPPAATIEPGEKVRIECLDWTGNQVKNDDSANDIRDMRLDPNHHLSGPFEVEGAEPGDVLVIDILDLGPFPDNEWGFTGIFELDNGGGFLTDHFPEARKAIWDVDGVMTHSRHIEDVRFPGCVHPGIVGTAPSHELLEEWNEREQALIERGADAETAVSHETREEEPPLALPPEPNEVLLGDMDEEDVEDAAEEAARTIPPRENAGNCDIKNLGRGSRVYLPVFVEGANFITGDLHFSQGDGEITFCGAIEIAGWIDMRVDVIKNGMDQLGTNHAMFKPGYQDPDFSNYIVFEGYSVDEDGTQHYKNANVGMRRACLDAIDYLTNFGYTEEQAYILLSTIPVESRIAGIVDLPNTCVTVSVPNEAFDIDIDPDTLTDEYESVGGKGDVAKPS, via the coding sequence ATGCCTGAAACGGTATTCGAGGTGGACGTAGACGCCTCCATCGACGAGCAACCGGATCCGATAGTGAACCGCTGGCACCCGGACGTTCCACCGGCAGCGACGATCGAACCCGGTGAAAAAGTTCGGATTGAATGTCTCGACTGGACGGGGAACCAAGTGAAAAACGACGATAGCGCGAATGACATCCGGGACATGCGGCTGGATCCCAATCACCACTTGAGCGGCCCCTTTGAGGTCGAGGGAGCCGAACCCGGTGACGTACTGGTCATCGACATTCTGGATCTTGGGCCTTTCCCGGACAACGAGTGGGGATTCACCGGAATCTTCGAGTTGGATAACGGTGGTGGATTCCTCACCGACCACTTCCCGGAAGCCCGAAAGGCCATCTGGGACGTCGACGGCGTGATGACTCACTCACGTCACATCGAGGACGTCAGGTTCCCGGGCTGTGTCCACCCTGGCATCGTCGGGACTGCCCCCTCACACGAACTGCTCGAAGAGTGGAACGAACGTGAGCAAGCACTCATCGAACGAGGAGCAGACGCCGAAACCGCGGTCAGTCACGAAACCCGAGAAGAAGAGCCGCCGCTTGCCCTGCCACCGGAACCGAACGAGGTGCTGCTCGGCGATATGGACGAGGAGGACGTCGAGGATGCGGCAGAGGAGGCCGCCCGAACGATCCCGCCCCGAGAGAACGCGGGCAACTGCGACATCAAGAACCTCGGTCGCGGCTCCCGGGTCTATCTCCCGGTGTTCGTCGAAGGTGCGAACTTCATCACCGGTGACCTCCACTTCTCCCAGGGCGACGGGGAGATCACGTTCTGTGGCGCCATCGAGATTGCCGGCTGGATCGACATGAGAGTCGACGTCATCAAGAACGGAATGGACCAGCTGGGAACCAACCACGCCATGTTCAAGCCCGGCTACCAGGATCCGGACTTCTCGAACTATATCGTCTTCGAGGGCTACTCCGTCGACGAGGACGGGACCCAGCACTACAAGAACGCGAACGTCGGCATGCGCCGGGCCTGCCTGGACGCGATCGACTACCTGACGAACTTTGGCTACACCGAAGAACAGGCGTACATCCTCCTCAGCACCATTCCCGTCGAGAGCCGGATCGCGGGGATCGTCGACCTGCCCAACACCTGCGTGACGGTGTCGGTCCCAAACGAGGCATTCGACATCGACATCGATCCGGACACGCTCACCGATGAGTACGAGTCCGTCGGCGGCAAGGGCGACGTCGCGAAACCGTCCTGA